In the Silene latifolia isolate original U9 population chromosome 1, ASM4854445v1, whole genome shotgun sequence genome, aaaatgcgtggtgtgcaatctttaagacaaaggcacggtcacaagttgatacaacttttttcaagaagaaaacgtttcaaatgaaacgcttttgtctccacccgatgaaatcaactatgaacatgagaataaagatggtgaagacatggaagaggaagaattttatgatgtggaagagagactgccgggggaggatgaggcggaggaggaggaggagagaagggaagaagaggaggggggaagatgaggtgaggaggagaagggaggaggagaaaaggaggaaggacgaggggtttggagatgaagatgattatgatgatgatgatgacgatgatgacgatgaggaagaggatgaggatgaggacgaggggtttgaagatgaagatgattaaattggtataattttgtattcctcaagagtaaattattaaaatttagaagtctgtataattttcatttatcattatttgtgtaaatttttatttgtattactgcagatggctggagcaggtcgaggtaggaagcgtggaggcggctcaggaggaggacagagtacgcgtccggagcaggaggaggagtttgtgcaggaggatccgatgcagacagacggtgacggtgaggagagtgacgctaccgacgagacaccacgggtgccgatacggtacacttcggatcataagatgattcttgagccggcgggattatggtaagttttattctttattagtctactattttgtttttttttgtattttttttttttaaaataataattgtttgtaattttacatgttcaaaataaatgcaggtttatggacaattgcgtggtacgaggtgtcacgaaaagcacgaagactaatttcgtgggtccaattcctacatcgtggacacaagcttctgAAGCACAAAGAGatgcgtggttcaataactttcgggtatatattttccgtaattctttgttttaataaccaaggttatacttttataaatactaatatgaaattttgtcgctttttttttttttgtagcaagcatatgcttggtcaccgtctcaagaacggaatgtccgtatcaggtacgaggaagtcggtactcgacgatatcgggacgtgatttggaaggtagttaggcgcccaaaggaaccagagcacatgaaaggtatttaattaacttgttttgttatttgtattaattagtatatactctcttatattataaataatatcagtaacttattagttatgatttcatatgtgtaattgcaggtgacaagtatgaaggcttaatacAAAGACATACCAAAACTCCCGCTTTTCggaagaagtctaagcaagcatccctcaacaaaagaggaggaaaggaagacgccgtgaacgagcctactcatttcgcgggttcacgatcgttctggaATCGTATGTTGGGGGTAAGTTTGTccattatttcacacttttttttttgttttcaatgcaacatgtttattttatgttacattttttgttgattttctaacatgtatgttttttttttttcattcagagaggaaagaagaagtcacagCCGATTGCGTCGGTACCAGAACTGTTTctggacacgcattccagggttgaccacaaaggggttagaatttggactaagccaaaagacaagcaattatatgtaagtttccgtaacacttaatttttgttaatttactctcttttaaaatgtcgtatataaggtggttaccatattaacttacaaccatttgtttaatattgtaggaagcatttgaacaagaaaaagccgccaatccagaaactccggataatgacatatggtataagttggtggatggcttcaagaaagggaacgtgtatggtaccggaagttcaacaccggctttttatgagaaaacgcgtaggagatcgacttcaacaattcccagcaacacgtatcaaccgggaattattagtcaacttcaaagtcaaataagagagcgtgatgaacgtgataccaaacgtgatgaagaagatgccaaacgtgatgaagaattgcgccaaatgaaggaaagaatggcaatgtttgagacttggtggcaaggttgtaaccccggacctagacccaactacgatccaaataatccgcatggtccacaaggggggagtggagccggtgttggcttccaagtatgatgattttagcatgtaagcttgtaaaacttgaacactttagacttgaacatttagaatagcttagcttgtaaaactttcattttcaatatatgaaatgaagtttgagaaattgggaggtgttgggttgaaatgtatggtgttgtgtgttgaaatttgggatgtatggtgttgtggaacatcggtttgtatgcaggttgtaaatatttggctagcaatgaaaacgaaaaaaaccaccaaaacttACAGTagctttggcgactgatttgtgttttggcgactgaaaggcagtcgccaaattggcgactgattgacaaggtagtcgccaatttggcgactgattgacaaggtagtcgccaatttggcgatcgCTTTCGATCGCCAAAACACAAATCGATCGCTAAAATTGGTCGCCTAAATCGCTACGTCACCCAAAAAGGCGTCGAAAAAGCATTTGGCGATCGCTAATcgatcgccaatttggcgactactcatgaatcgatcgccaaattggcgactaccctatcagtcgccatttttgacatttggcgactgatttgtcagtcgccaaatttggcgaccgactttagtcgccaaagctagaaaaggcgactaaggtccgcgactgacatttggcgactgatttcagtcgccaaattgattttggcgactgatttcagtcgccaatttcagtcgcctgttttaattctttttgtagtgaaaattggcaagctacatcatatattctgagtttttagagcttataactggtgtcattcatgaccagttcatctaggaatgtgagtagtactccttatgaggcatgtttccttaatttgcataattatgaatttgatctacttaatacctgtatgcattcggtttgtggttagttgacacatgtggtagaggtttccttttctcattttacccataagctccacatctgccaaaaatatcctttttgtcctatttactacatcctacatttagcctgtcccttgtcaagctagtagtccatgttcttgggattgttattcATTTTTGGTGGtatatgctcttttgagatgaaaggaaggaggaaggaaagaaagaaaagaaagaaaaaataatccgaaagaaaaagaaaaaaagaggtcctgttcaaatgggtcgatcgactgccatttaTAGTCGATCGACTTAGATTcgtgaaagagaaaaaaaatcaattcgcatactttatccttatcttttggcgttttttgctcccatgttccatttatttcctatggggagttttattgatttaatagtttggagattgtgagttttgtgcttgctatagcaccgcttcgtttgtttatgagaaagaagttggatgttgtcctttggttccattttggtactagcttgatcacctgtacctccactttaccataaaatgttttgcctcttcttacccatacctcacatttccataattatacctcggcgtgtgtcaatggtcatctgtttggttggaatgcatatgtacggtcatagaggtcgttttcataatttattgctggcatgttttcataggtcgtagttaggtgagagtcactacaaaattaattctttctatcttacaaatatatcacctgtgcttaattgagtgattcgagcgacccgcgagagtccagtttgataagtctctacagtcaacggttcagcagttttttgacgactttataattcgtttgcatgattcacattactaattgattattggttgtgcattaaattggtttaggccttacagtttgcatttcgctctgagtttgaactcgttccattaggtcattagatcgagtctagttcttgcttggggacaagcaaggtttggtttggggagatttgatgcgtgtctaaaacatgatgtttcacactgtattctacacgcatttcagagctcaattgtgctatatatgcccatatttctctattttcctctactttcgtgcttttgtactttattgcagaaatgtggagaatttagcgggaaatcaagccaaatccgtccccgagtaatctgcattgcaaatgacgtaaaggaactgcttaaggaacaagcttggtgcgcgatccaaggcccaaaggaCAAGTCCACGAAGAATAAAGAAGTCaggtagcagctcatccagtcgatcgaccatctacatcagtcgatcgactaactatcgggttccagaagctactgttgctgaggatcagtcgatcgacctccctgcttagtcgatcgaccagatttcgattccagacgggaattaaaagattgaggaactcaaggcccgtgaagtttaggttttagaaataagttgttacgttgatttcctatataacgtaacataaaaacTATCGAGTTGGATCATCTAGCTTTTATCAGAATTTACATCAAGTTTTACATTGAGTttagaataattagggtttgggtttaTTGTGAGTATCGGatttcggttcttaataatcaatctttcccctgcaattcggtattaTTCCTGTTTACTTTCAGTTTAATTACTTTGCTAATAGATTAGACTTGctagtagattcccgaaaccgtcttgattattgcatgttaattgtttcttcTCTTGTTTCGAGCATGAATCCGTTAGTTAATCTTATTTCTTATGTTGTTGTTTTTACCCCtgccatgagtagctaagtagttagtgctaggatgtaggtgaTTTATGGCAAAGGCGGCAATAGGTTAGATACGGACTGAaccccgcgtgtcagtcgatcgactgacattgttggtcgatcgactgaccttgtaaggttatcct is a window encoding:
- the LOC141612989 gene encoding uncharacterized protein LOC141612989; protein product: MLGRGKKKSQPIASVPELFLDTHSRVDHKGVRIWTKPKDKQLYEAFEQEKAANPETPDNDIWYKLVDGFKKGNVYGTGSSTPAFYEKTRRRSTSTIPSNTYQPGIISQLQSQIRERDERDTKRDEEDAKRDEELRQMKERMAMFETWWQGCNPGPRPNYDPNNPHGPQGGSGAGVGFQV